From the Butyrivibrio fibrisolvens genome, one window contains:
- a CDS encoding MATE family efflux transporter, with protein MTEVSIKRKSRTKLDMTQGPIMKLVILFALPIIASNVLQQFYTIMDTLIIGNFCGATSIAAIGTSSQPVEVFMCVFMGIGGGVSILVSMHTGSKDDESLRKTVKTSVSFTYITAIPLAVLGIILTPVILRFMNVPEDTWDLAVLYIRIVFVGLLGNMGYNMNAGVLRGLGDSSSTLLFLIISSVTNIVLDLLFVAGFGMDVAGAAIATIIAMYLSWFSSVIYIIRKYPHIEFSFLPKGIDRESLKNILKLGLPLGFNNSLYTVGHILLQTLINLQGSAFMAGASVAGKIMGVSSVAISSFSQAMSTFAGQNFGARDYRRLKKGGRIVPLYSALITMLLGIVMYIFAPQLVGFFTKDGMAIKYALLVP; from the coding sequence ATGACAGAAGTTTCAATCAAAAGAAAATCACGTACCAAACTTGATATGACCCAAGGTCCCATAATGAAGCTGGTGATACTATTTGCCCTACCTATCATTGCAAGCAATGTACTCCAGCAGTTCTATACGATCATGGATACTCTTATCATTGGCAATTTCTGCGGAGCGACCTCAATCGCCGCGATTGGCACAAGCTCACAGCCTGTAGAAGTATTCATGTGCGTGTTTATGGGTATAGGCGGAGGCGTATCTATCCTTGTATCCATGCATACAGGAAGTAAAGATGATGAGTCTCTAAGAAAGACAGTAAAGACGTCAGTTTCATTTACCTATATAACTGCAATCCCCTTAGCTGTTCTTGGCATCATTCTCACACCTGTGATACTAAGATTTATGAATGTTCCGGAAGATACCTGGGATCTGGCGGTTTTGTACATTAGAATCGTATTCGTAGGACTACTTGGCAATATGGGATATAACATGAATGCAGGAGTTCTGCGCGGCCTTGGTGATAGCAGCTCGACACTCCTTTTTCTGATCATATCAAGTGTTACCAATATCGTGCTGGATCTTTTGTTTGTGGCAGGCTTTGGTATGGACGTTGCAGGAGCTGCTATAGCTACGATCATAGCAATGTACCTTTCATGGTTTTCTAGTGTCATATATATTATTAGAAAATATCCTCATATCGAGTTTTCTTTTTTGCCAAAAGGAATAGATAGAGAGTCTTTAAAAAATATACTTAAGCTAGGACTTCCTCTTGGCTTTAACAATTCACTATATACAGTCGGTCATATCCTTTTGCAGACACTTATCAATCTTCAGGGTTCTGCCTTTATGGCAGGAGCTTCGGTAGCAGGTAAGATCATGGGAGTCAGCAGCGTTGCTATATCATCATTTTCACAGGCTATGTCTACCTTTGCAGGTCAGAATTTTGGAGCAAGAGATTATAGAAGGCTCAAAAAAGGAGGACGTATAGTCCCCCTGTATTCAGCACTTATAACTATGTTACTAGGAATTGTTATGTATATATTTGCACCCCAGCTGGTTGGCTTTTTTACCAAAGATGGAATGGCAATAAAGTATGCACTTTTAGTACCATAA
- a CDS encoding protease inhibitor I42 family protein — protein MKKVKSLIAILSIFMLITACGKSEPQTMTLSFESNPTTGYSWTATQNPELFTITDEYIENEHEEGMTGVGGQQVFLLLPNEPGTCEITFTYARSWEQTEADTTVSYTVEIDKNKHIKVLSSKLAGGDDINSIPQIPKPVIE, from the coding sequence ATGAAGAAAGTAAAGAGTCTTATTGCTATACTAAGCATTTTTATGCTGATCACAGCATGTGGTAAGTCTGAGCCTCAGACCATGACATTGTCTTTTGAGTCCAACCCTACAACAGGGTATTCCTGGACAGCTACCCAGAATCCTGAATTATTCACGATCACAGATGAATATATTGAGAACGAGCATGAAGAGGGCATGACAGGAGTAGGAGGTCAGCAGGTGTTTTTGCTACTCCCAAATGAACCGGGAACTTGTGAGATCACATTTACTTATGCAAGGTCCTGGGAGCAGACTGAAGCTGATACTACCGTATCCTATACAGTTGAGATTGACAAGAACAAGCATATCAAAGTGTTATCCTCCAAATTGGCCGGCGGAGACGATATAAACTCAATTCCGCAGATTCCTAAGCCGGTTATAGAGTGA
- a CDS encoding IS110 family transposase: protein MISVGIDVSKGKSTVCILKPYGEIVCSPFEMQHVEKGLDGLDSILQKLDGEIRIVMEATGIYHLPVLTYLTEKGYFVSVVNPFVMKSFAKDNNFRGAKTDKLDSVMIANYGIEKWFKLQKYEGAEEVYAELKLLGRRYRYYMELHVKALQELTHILDYVMPGIKKKFNSWNESNNKDKLSDFVEKFWHYDVITSMSLEKFTDEYLLWAKEKKYHRSRSKAEEVYELASGGIPTLSSSTPSTKMLVQEAVSVLRAIDSSLATILARMQVLAKSLPEYSTVREMGGVGDVLAPKLIAEIGDVRKLHSAKALIACAGIDPPPYESGQFVGTNRRMTKRGSSTLRKVGYEVMRVLKSHPAPKDAAVYNYIIKKENEGKCKKHAKIAGLNKFLRIYYARVTAVYK from the coding sequence ATGATTAGTGTTGGAATTGATGTATCAAAAGGAAAAAGCACTGTCTGCATACTTAAGCCGTATGGAGAAATAGTGTGCAGTCCTTTTGAAATGCAACATGTTGAGAAGGGGCTAGACGGACTCGATAGTATTCTCCAGAAGTTAGATGGTGAAATACGTATAGTCATGGAAGCAACGGGCATCTATCACTTGCCAGTATTGACTTATCTTACAGAGAAAGGCTATTTCGTATCTGTAGTAAATCCTTTTGTGATGAAGTCATTCGCAAAGGATAACAACTTTAGGGGTGCAAAAACTGACAAACTTGATTCGGTCATGATTGCTAATTATGGAATTGAAAAGTGGTTTAAACTCCAAAAGTATGAAGGTGCCGAAGAGGTATATGCTGAGTTGAAGCTGCTAGGGCGCAGATATAGGTACTATATGGAACTCCATGTTAAGGCTTTACAAGAATTAACTCATATCCTCGATTATGTCATGCCTGGAATCAAGAAAAAGTTTAATAGCTGGAACGAATCAAACAACAAGGACAAGTTAAGCGATTTTGTGGAAAAGTTCTGGCATTATGATGTAATTACTTCCATGAGTCTTGAAAAGTTCACAGATGAGTACCTTCTCTGGGCAAAAGAAAAGAAATATCACCGGAGCAGATCCAAAGCTGAAGAAGTCTATGAATTAGCATCCGGTGGTATTCCTACACTATCTTCCAGTACCCCATCGACCAAAATGTTAGTACAGGAAGCAGTATCAGTATTAAGGGCTATAGATAGCTCCTTGGCTACTATATTAGCACGAATGCAGGTTCTTGCTAAGTCCTTACCAGAATACTCTACAGTTAGAGAAATGGGTGGTGTTGGAGATGTGCTAGCGCCAAAACTAATTGCAGAAATAGGAGATGTAAGAAAACTTCATAGTGCAAAAGCTCTCATTGCTTGTGCCGGTATAGATCCACCGCCTTACGAGTCAGGACAATTTGTGGGCACAAATCGAAGGATGACAAAGAGAGGATCATCAACTTTACGAAAAGTAGGATATGAAGTAATGAGGGTACTTAAGAGTCATCCGGCGCCCAAAGATGCTGCTGTATATAATTATATAATCAAGAAAGAAAATGAGGGAAAGTGCAAAAAACACGCTAAAATAGCGGGATTAAATAAATTTCTACGTATATATTATGCAAGAGTAACCGCAGTCTACAAATAA
- a CDS encoding alpha/beta fold hydrolase, which yields MDTIHFLGEEDFRSAMDHENKTWRDTCVTKGSITSFDGTRLNYYIADPQGITEQNSEYSDPTVSITIVHGLGEFFAKYYEYAWYLNKAGCKVFFLEQRGHGYSEGKMSEPDLVYIDDYATYVEDLNIFTNQIVIPQSKSMPRLVLAHSMGGAVTTRFLEMHPEVFQAAILSSPMLKMKAGNINRFVETILRIYVALFGLNKKLAFNQKRFNPDPVFEISSARSRARFDYQLKFRREDEHYQTTGVTFGWALASIKVHRDIFKDIDKIRIPIDLFTAGQDHLIDPAGYELFAQKVNTLRIHPYENSRHEIFNSDDNDREKYFSEVIKIINGYR from the coding sequence ATGGATACTATACATTTTTTAGGGGAAGAAGACTTCCGTAGTGCAATGGATCATGAGAATAAAACATGGCGCGATACCTGCGTGACCAAAGGCAGCATCACAAGTTTTGATGGAACCAGACTAAACTATTATATAGCTGATCCTCAAGGCATTACAGAACAAAATAGTGAATATTCCGATCCAACAGTCAGCATTACCATAGTTCACGGCTTGGGAGAGTTTTTTGCCAAGTATTATGAATATGCATGGTACCTTAATAAGGCAGGTTGTAAAGTGTTTTTCTTAGAGCAAAGAGGTCATGGGTATTCTGAAGGTAAGATGTCAGAACCTGATCTTGTCTATATCGATGACTATGCTACCTATGTAGAAGACCTGAATATCTTCACAAACCAGATCGTCATACCGCAAAGTAAGTCCATGCCAAGACTTGTACTTGCTCATTCTATGGGAGGAGCTGTAACTACGCGCTTTCTTGAAATGCATCCGGAAGTATTTCAAGCTGCAATTCTTAGTTCTCCCATGCTCAAGATGAAAGCCGGCAACATCAACAGATTTGTAGAAACTATACTAAGAATATATGTTGCTTTATTTGGACTTAATAAAAAACTTGCTTTTAACCAAAAACGCTTCAATCCCGATCCAGTCTTTGAAATAAGCAGTGCAAGATCAAGAGCACGTTTTGACTATCAGCTAAAGTTTAGAAGAGAAGACGAGCACTATCAGACAACTGGAGTGACCTTTGGCTGGGCACTTGCAAGCATTAAAGTGCACAGAGATATCTTCAAAGATATAGACAAGATACGTATACCCATAGACCTATTTACCGCAGGACAGGATCACCTTATAGATCCCGCCGGCTATGAACTCTTTGCCCAAAAAGTAAATACTTTAAGAATCCATCCCTATGAAAATTCCAGACATGAAATCTTCAATTCAGATGACAATGATAGAGAAAAGTATTTTTCTGAAGTTATTAAAATAATCAATGGATACAGATAA
- a CDS encoding adenosine deaminase produces MTYFTCFFLDNEKDIIVSIYKDLGDLYYVLSTPNHSTGNLIRNLSATCNLPLSQDENGMLIIKGQVPCYVNAANEEVYIFRLGDIEVADIYPDGRVSVKALIPAIAKTLMSQTKNYQLDLNKTIFKSYVPRNLKFRGDLHTHMNGNLKADVMIALGIYHQIRYPLYYVKKLGLKLTPSQWDKVNAQRKKVERQFITSPLQGKYLDRKINDNTFINFADLILNNLDNAEMNIVKIRGSLAVIKDGQAVFTNLEKVYLYRYVFAKGRESEDKIQIDSVGQIPDADVRNALVQMLRDGENPDYKNNTIFQDKLLWIARGYKAQGVDYAEISDTTLVKKYESIEMLRQVHEIMPKIYQETGVMIRFLAAIRRIPLTIVKDAITPSDYLEQNLEVLKATALDPYVAGCDFVGEEINDIITLKPAFKEIVKIASKDESFVIRVHAGENDSQKDNIAHSIACVKDSLAPGQKMPRMRLGHGLYTYSPKSNKGREVLKQLKDNDIVLEFQLTSNVRLNNLNSLKNHPLKEYLKQGIRCVQGTDGAALYGTTSLDEELSLKTLLDLSDDEVKLMKDAESQIIEESRKAYSDKKAAFNELLKGRDMEEVLLEKMKTVKLKKRMPRSKELLDTNKELKDMINEITWDRFPIVLLGGSFNSENRSTRVTNEGQRQLDELLDYLSPDEVCFVIGHKLSGYEKYLLEHNSKGFRIYAVVPALMGKKEIERFKKLGIEIRVSTEAQGMGIYKSFNYEIFERRPSMVVAFDGNSAAANLIQEAKNGKGKSAIFVWSHSKTLQNKAKSLHGYVYSFDEDNKLTGQLKSLQDKLLISEH; encoded by the coding sequence ATGACATATTTCACATGTTTTTTCCTGGATAATGAAAAAGATATAATAGTAAGCATTTATAAGGATCTGGGCGATCTATACTACGTATTGTCTACGCCAAACCACAGTACCGGTAACCTTATAAGGAATCTGTCAGCGACCTGCAATCTCCCGCTGTCACAGGATGAAAACGGGATGCTGATCATAAAGGGACAGGTTCCCTGCTATGTCAATGCAGCTAATGAAGAAGTATATATATTCAGGCTTGGTGATATAGAAGTTGCGGATATATATCCTGATGGACGCGTATCAGTTAAAGCGCTGATCCCTGCTATTGCCAAGACACTTATGAGCCAGACCAAGAACTATCAGCTGGATCTAAACAAGACTATATTCAAATCCTATGTTCCAAGAAACCTAAAATTCCGCGGGGATCTCCATACTCACATGAACGGCAACTTAAAAGCCGATGTCATGATCGCTCTTGGAATCTATCATCAGATCCGCTATCCCCTTTACTATGTCAAGAAGCTGGGGCTAAAGCTCACACCCTCTCAGTGGGACAAGGTCAATGCCCAGAGAAAAAAAGTTGAGCGCCAGTTCATCACTTCTCCTCTTCAGGGCAAATACCTCGACAGAAAGATAAACGACAACACCTTCATAAATTTTGCTGACCTTATTCTTAACAATCTCGACAATGCCGAAATGAACATCGTCAAGATTCGCGGGTCACTTGCCGTTATCAAGGACGGCCAGGCTGTTTTTACCAATCTTGAGAAGGTATACCTTTACAGATACGTATTCGCCAAAGGCAGAGAAAGTGAGGATAAGATACAAATCGACTCAGTCGGTCAGATACCTGATGCAGATGTAAGGAATGCTCTTGTGCAGATGCTAAGAGACGGTGAGAACCCGGATTACAAGAATAACACTATCTTCCAGGATAAGCTTCTGTGGATAGCCAGAGGTTATAAAGCTCAAGGCGTTGACTATGCTGAAATATCCGATACTACACTGGTCAAAAAGTATGAATCCATCGAGATGCTAAGACAAGTCCATGAGATCATGCCCAAGATCTATCAGGAGACAGGTGTCATGATAAGATTCCTTGCTGCCATCCGAAGGATCCCACTTACTATCGTCAAAGATGCTATAACACCCTCCGACTATCTCGAGCAAAACCTTGAAGTCCTGAAAGCTACTGCTCTTGATCCATATGTTGCAGGATGTGATTTCGTCGGTGAAGAGATCAATGACATAATAACGCTCAAGCCGGCCTTTAAAGAGATAGTCAAGATTGCATCCAAAGACGAGTCTTTCGTTATAAGAGTGCACGCAGGTGAGAATGACAGCCAGAAAGATAACATCGCACACAGCATAGCCTGTGTTAAGGACTCTCTTGCTCCCGGCCAGAAGATGCCTCGTATGAGGCTTGGACACGGCTTATATACCTACTCTCCCAAGTCCAATAAGGGCCGCGAAGTCCTAAAGCAGCTCAAAGACAATGACATAGTCCTTGAATTCCAGCTTACAAGTAACGTCCGCCTTAATAACCTCAATTCACTAAAGAACCATCCACTAAAAGAGTATCTAAAGCAAGGCATACGCTGCGTTCAGGGAACTGATGGAGCAGCCCTTTATGGCACAACATCTCTTGACGAAGAGCTGTCACTTAAGACTTTACTTGATCTGTCTGATGACGAAGTTAAGCTTATGAAGGATGCGGAGTCACAGATAATAGAAGAAAGCAGGAAAGCCTATTCTGACAAGAAAGCAGCTTTTAATGAGCTTCTTAAAGGGCGCGATATGGAAGAAGTTCTCCTCGAAAAGATGAAGACAGTAAAGCTTAAAAAACGCATGCCACGCTCCAAAGAACTTCTGGATACTAATAAAGAACTTAAAGATATGATCAATGAGATCACCTGGGATCGCTTCCCCATCGTACTTCTTGGGGGAAGTTTCAACTCAGAGAACAGATCTACAAGAGTTACAAATGAAGGCCAAAGACAGCTGGATGAACTTCTTGATTACCTGTCGCCTGATGAAGTGTGTTTTGTCATAGGACATAAACTAAGCGGCTATGAGAAGTACCTTTTAGAACACAACTCCAAAGGATTCAGGATATATGCTGTTGTTCCTGCTCTTATGGGTAAAAAAGAAATAGAAAGGTTCAAAAAACTTGGTATAGAAATTAGAGTATCTACTGAAGCACAGGGAATGGGCATCTATAAGAGTTTCAACTACGAGATCTTCGAAAGACGCCCATCTATGGTTGTAGCCTTCGATGGTAACAGCGCTGCCGCCAACCTCATTCAGGAAGCCAAGAATGGCAAAGGAAAATCCGCCATATTCGTCTGGAGCCATTCCAAGACACTGCAGAATAAAGCAAAATCACTTCACGGATATGTTTATTCTTTTGACGAGGATAACAAACTTACCGGCCAATTAAAAAGCCTTCAGGATAAGCTTCTAATATCCGAACATTAA
- a CDS encoding EAL domain-containing protein, with the protein MSESKDVNAIYEHVVSHIDDAISNGWIKVYYQPVIRGLTGQLCSAESLARWIDPEYGLLTPDKFISALEASNNIHKLDCFLVDKVCSDIHEHMIIGKPTFPVSINFSRLDFIMCDMLDVVESTILKYDIPRDYLHFEITESMIAQDEELMKKVITDFRNRGYEIWMDDFGSGYSSLNLLKDYDFDLVKMDMRFLSDVTEKSKSILRSAINLAKQIGIKTLSEGVETKEQIDFLLSVGCGKLQGYYYGKPQPYDEMLKSIADKHIEFEQRQWRSYYETACLALVGLDRPLEIIEYDGYNFKTLFMNEAYKKQISLNGYNYEEIDRIIYNSDSPLMPKYRKFADKTIKSKGTETFFYTSKGNYYQLKATYLADNAGKYLFRGNINNISLDQNTAERDQLNNKLKELNHLHETVLLINKKENIISPLLGGYNYIEGSAYSSVPLDKSLKSFKEKFVYPEDREFFKKFMSFMYTGKKEFSKEHPFAQKTIRVKQEDGSYLWRDFAILPLTGIGDSEYLLTISAITGEMSRALDKLYYPDFSDDETSSLSNDPAVTLSSVLADSNNGELYDDDTTTEYARLWYSLIKNSSYKLFWKDKDRRFRGVSKSFLDFYEIKSLDDIIGKTDEEMHWHVDDGPYQGDELDVLGKGLRVYNAPGQCIVNGVVHNIICNKVPIYKGGKIIGLVGSFADVDEEIYRVQKLKNPTKLDTITRLMNIKAFIEIMMDYAIQYNDSGRNYAYIILHNSNQRRIEESYGKEVASSVIRQMGEKIIDVIKQSGAASRLKESYFAIIIYIDSKEKLDELTKKVKEHIESINKVDGKSVTLRINTNNHLRTDPGLTDETIYPITLRELEESEGKS; encoded by the coding sequence ATGAGCGAAAGCAAGGACGTTAATGCTATTTATGAACATGTAGTCAGCCATATTGATGACGCCATATCAAATGGATGGATCAAGGTCTATTACCAGCCTGTAATAAGAGGACTTACAGGTCAGCTTTGCAGTGCCGAATCCCTTGCCAGATGGATAGATCCGGAATATGGATTGCTGACTCCCGACAAGTTTATAAGTGCATTGGAAGCAAGTAATAATATACATAAGCTCGATTGCTTTTTGGTAGATAAGGTTTGCAGCGATATTCATGAACACATGATAATCGGCAAGCCTACTTTTCCTGTGTCCATAAATTTCTCAAGACTTGACTTTATCATGTGCGATATGCTGGATGTAGTTGAAAGCACGATCTTAAAGTACGACATTCCCAGAGATTATCTTCACTTTGAAATAACTGAAAGCATGATCGCCCAGGACGAAGAGCTGATGAAAAAAGTCATCACAGACTTTAGAAACAGAGGGTATGAAATCTGGATGGACGACTTTGGAAGCGGCTACTCTTCTCTTAATCTTCTTAAAGATTATGATTTTGATCTTGTCAAAATGGACATGAGGTTCCTGTCCGATGTTACCGAAAAGTCCAAGAGTATATTAAGATCGGCTATTAATCTCGCCAAACAAATAGGTATCAAAACTCTGAGCGAAGGTGTTGAGACCAAGGAGCAGATTGACTTCCTCCTGTCTGTTGGCTGCGGCAAATTACAAGGCTATTACTATGGCAAGCCTCAGCCTTATGATGAAATGCTTAAAAGTATTGCAGATAAGCATATCGAGTTCGAGCAAAGACAGTGGCGAAGCTACTATGAAACTGCATGTCTTGCTCTTGTAGGTCTGGACAGGCCCTTGGAGATCATTGAATACGATGGCTATAACTTTAAGACTCTTTTTATGAACGAGGCTTATAAGAAACAGATATCCTTAAATGGATACAACTATGAAGAGATTGACAGAATCATCTACAACTCGGATTCTCCTCTTATGCCCAAATATAGGAAATTCGCTGACAAAACGATAAAGAGTAAAGGGACTGAGACATTTTTTTATACATCTAAAGGTAATTACTACCAGCTAAAGGCAACATATCTTGCGGATAATGCCGGCAAATATCTGTTCAGAGGCAATATCAACAATATCTCCCTCGATCAGAATACGGCAGAAAGAGATCAGCTCAACAACAAGCTCAAAGAGCTCAATCATCTTCATGAAACAGTACTTCTTATCAACAAAAAAGAAAATATAATTTCGCCTCTTCTGGGCGGATACAACTATATAGAGGGGTCTGCTTACTCTTCTGTTCCATTAGACAAATCTCTTAAAAGTTTCAAAGAGAAGTTTGTATACCCTGAAGATAGAGAATTCTTTAAGAAATTTATGAGCTTTATGTATACAGGTAAAAAGGAATTCTCTAAAGAGCATCCTTTTGCTCAAAAGACTATCAGAGTCAAACAGGAAGACGGCTCTTATCTGTGGCGCGATTTTGCAATATTACCACTTACCGGCATCGGAGATTCAGAATATCTGCTGACTATAAGTGCAATTACAGGTGAGATGTCAAGAGCTCTTGATAAGCTGTACTATCCTGATTTTTCTGATGATGAGACGAGTTCACTTAGTAATGATCCAGCTGTTACACTTAGCAGTGTACTTGCTGATTCTAATAATGGCGAACTATACGACGACGATACTACAACGGAATATGCAAGGCTTTGGTATAGCCTTATCAAGAACTCTTCATATAAGCTGTTCTGGAAGGATAAAGATCGCAGATTCAGAGGCGTCAGCAAGTCCTTCCTTGATTTCTATGAGATAAAATCTCTGGACGACATCATCGGCAAAACTGACGAAGAGATGCACTGGCACGTCGATGACGGGCCTTATCAGGGTGATGAACTTGATGTCCTTGGCAAAGGTCTTAGGGTATACAATGCGCCCGGTCAGTGTATCGTAAATGGAGTCGTACACAATATCATCTGTAACAAAGTGCCTATATATAAGGGCGGCAAGATCATAGGTCTTGTAGGAAGTTTTGCAGATGTAGATGAAGAGATATACAGAGTTCAAAAGCTCAAAAATCCTACAAAGCTTGATACTATCACAAGGCTTATGAATATCAAAGCTTTCATCGAGATAATGATGGATTATGCTATCCAGTACAATGATAGCGGCAGAAACTATGCCTATATAATACTTCACAATTCCAACCAGCGCCGTATCGAAGAAAGCTATGGCAAGGAAGTTGCTTCTAGTGTTATAAGGCAGATGGGCGAGAAGATCATCGATGTCATCAAGCAAAGCGGCGCAGCATCAAGGCTTAAAGAATCCTATTTTGCTATCATCATTTACATAGATTCTAAAGAGAAGCTTGATGAGCTTACCAAAAAAGTCAAAGAACACATAGAGTCTATCAACAAGGTTGATGGAAAGAGTGTCACTTTAAGGATAAATACCAACAATCATCTGCGCACAGATCCGGGCCTTACAGATGAAACCATATACCCCATCACCCTAAGAGAACTCGAAGAATCAGAAGGAAAGTCTTAA
- a CDS encoding GGDEF domain-containing protein — MKEHVIRIYVIFLIIACMIIAGYAIFDIGNEPASMFAEDTQVALSAKSITKEDDGFAIVTLDTSTIKEAGDCLSFNTIFTDVYVYADNDLIYKRTGSGSLFMKSNGNTWHFVKVSGDSQEIIVKLIHRYNKADLTIPSFFAGDYYNLKASLVRESSPALIISILDIVFGFGMVIYYFSTKHLSVSTTKMFNFGIASIMLGIWSSGETNAIVVLFENRALAGVLAFLILIFIPSPFIIYIHFTLWPEDKYLYRITPVLCLVNFVLVIGLALLGVMDLKESVIITHCVWAIAIIYTAVAVVTTLRKHFRKKYKSSMPDKSKASELSKILFSDTISADADEERIAIFVAASMLILIAISVVDIALYWSGTGTHNDLFGRFLLLSYIVIHAYINIRESLKAIENGKMAAYYKKLANTDSMTTLYNRNAFNNDVAQLSINTEYSIISLDLNNLKSVNDNLGHQAGDRYIINAANIINDIFGHEGTCYRIGGDEFSVIIQKPDSGIVTEKLIKKLEKEIEIHNTNNPSEPVYIAYGYHSHTPDSAYDYNETLHIADEKMYENKRLQKSVQ; from the coding sequence ATGAAAGAACACGTAATCAGGATCTATGTAATCTTTTTAATAATTGCATGTATGATCATCGCAGGCTACGCTATCTTTGACATAGGCAATGAACCGGCCAGTATGTTTGCAGAAGATACTCAAGTAGCATTATCTGCGAAATCCATAACAAAGGAAGACGACGGCTTTGCAATCGTAACCCTTGATACTTCCACTATCAAAGAAGCCGGTGACTGTCTTTCTTTTAACACAATATTTACAGATGTTTATGTATATGCAGACAATGATCTAATTTACAAAAGAACCGGCTCCGGCTCTCTTTTTATGAAATCCAACGGCAATACATGGCACTTTGTAAAAGTATCAGGTGATTCACAGGAAATAATCGTAAAGCTTATACATCGTTATAATAAAGCTGACCTGACTATCCCTTCGTTTTTTGCAGGTGACTATTATAATCTAAAAGCATCTCTTGTCAGAGAATCCTCTCCTGCCCTTATCATATCTATACTTGATATAGTCTTCGGATTCGGGATGGTCATCTATTACTTTAGTACCAAGCATCTTAGCGTATCTACTACCAAGATGTTCAATTTTGGTATAGCTTCCATAATGCTGGGAATCTGGTCTTCAGGCGAAACCAATGCCATTGTTGTTCTTTTTGAAAACAGAGCGCTTGCAGGAGTTTTAGCTTTTCTTATCCTGATATTCATACCGTCCCCATTTATTATTTACATCCATTTCACTTTATGGCCGGAGGACAAATATCTATATAGGATCACACCTGTTCTATGCCTTGTTAACTTCGTGCTTGTTATAGGACTTGCCCTTTTAGGTGTCATGGATCTTAAGGAGTCAGTCATCATCACTCACTGCGTCTGGGCTATAGCTATAATCTATACTGCAGTAGCTGTAGTAACGACTCTAAGAAAGCATTTTAGGAAAAAATATAAATCTTCCATGCCGGATAAATCAAAAGCATCCGAGTTATCAAAGATCTTATTTAGTGATACTATAAGCGCGGATGCTGATGAAGAAAGGATAGCTATATTCGTAGCCGCTTCAATGCTGATACTTATTGCAATCTCTGTGGTTGATATAGCTCTATACTGGTCAGGGACAGGCACACATAACGACCTCTTTGGAAGGTTCCTGCTCCTAAGCTATATAGTGATCCATGCATACATCAACATCAGAGAATCTCTCAAAGCCATTGAAAACGGCAAGATGGCCGCATATTATAAAAAGCTTGCAAACACCGATTCTATGACTACCCTGTACAATAGGAATGCTTTTAACAATGATGTGGCCCAGCTAAGCATAAATACAGAGTACAGTATCATCTCCCTTGATCTTAACAACTTAAAGTCTGTAAATGATAACTTAGGCCATCAGGCAGGAGACAGATATATCATCAATGCAGCTAATATTATAAATGATATATTTGGCCATGAAGGCACATGCTACCGCATCGGCGGTGATGAATTCAGTGTCATAATACAAAAGCCCGATAGTGGAATAGTCACAGAAAAGCTAATAAAAAAGCTTGAAAAAGAGATTGAGATTCACAATACAAACAATCCAAGTGAGCCTGTATACATAGCTTACGGATATCACAGCCACACTCCCGATTCTGCGTATGACTATAACGAAACTCTCCACATTGCAGACGAGAAGATGTATGAGAATAAGAGGCTTCAAAAATCCGTCCAATAA